The genomic window GGGAAGTGGTCGTTGGTAACCAAAGCTACTTGACCCAAGGTGCCACGTTGAGTGAATACTAAGTCCCCGGGCTCGGCAGTATTTCGCGCCAGAACGTTCCGGACCTTTTCCTCCGAGACGTAGACGTATTCACCCCCCAGCGCGCGGCCGTAACCCAGGTTAGTACCGCGTATCACCGGAACTCCTGATACTGAATAATCCTTCTGACCCAAAGAAGATCCAAAGGGGCCGCCGACTAGGCCCCGCTCTACGGCCACCTCCTTTATGGAAACCTTGGGCATACTCACAGGACCCTCCCCAACTGCTCGCGCACAACCGCCGCCAGCCGCTCGGACTGCTCAAACTGTTCAAAAAGCTCCTTGGAAAGCCGTGCGATCTTCTCCTCGATCGGCTCGCCGTCGTCCGCGACGTCCGCGGCCCCAACGTACCTTCCCGGCGTGAGTGCATAGTCCGTAGCCTTGACCTCCGCGAGGCTGGCCGAATAGCAGAAGCCTGCTTCGTCGTCGTACGTCAGTCCGGCCTCAACCGCCGATGTCGTGCCACGCCAGGCGTGATAGGTGTTCGCGATCTTGGCGATGTCCTCGTCGGACAGGGCTCGCTCGGCTCGGTCCACCATGTAGCCGAGGTTCCGTGCATCGATGAACAGCACCTGCCCGGTCCTGTCAACGGAGCCGCGGGGGCCGGCCGTCTTGTCCTTGGCGAAGAACCACGTGCAGACCGGGATGCCGGTGCTGCGGAAGAGTTGGGTGGGCAACGCCACCATGCAGGAGACGAGATCGGCCTCCACCAGCTGGGCGCGGATCTCGCCTTCGCCGCCGGAGTTGGAGGACATGGACCCGTTGGCCATGACCACGCCGGCGCTCCCGCCGGGGGCCAGCTTTGAAATGATGTGCTGGATCCAGGCGTAGTTCGCGTTGCCGGCAGGCGGAACGCCGTACCTCCAGCGTGGGTCCGACTCAGAGCGGGCCCAGTCCTTGATGTTGAACGGCGGGTTGGCCATGATGAAGTCCGCGCCGTTGTTGCCGGTGAGCTCCGGGTGCTGGTCGCGGGCGAAAGTATCGCCCCAGCGGGAGGCAAGGTTGGCGTTGAGGCCGTGGATGGCCAGGTTCATCTTCGCCATCCGCCAGGTGCGCTCGTTGAGCTCCTGCCCATAGACGGAGATGTCGGAGCCCTCCATGTTGTGGGCCTCAAGGAATTTCTCGGCTTGTACGAACATGCCGCCGGATCCACAGCAGGGGTCATAGACGCGGCCGCGGTGGGGTTCGAGGACCTCGACCAGAACGCGGACCACACCCGCGGGCGTGTAGAACTCGCCGCCGCGCTTGCCCTCGGCCTTGGCGAATTTTTCGAGGAAGTACTCGTAGACCTCGCCTAGCAGGTCTCGGGCCTTGCTAGCGCCCTGGCCCGTAAACCGTGCGGAATTGAACAGGTCCAGCAACTCGCCCAGTCGGCGCTGGTCCACGTTGTCCCTGTTATAGATACGGGGGAGCGTGGCGGCCAGGGACTTGTTGTCCATCATGATCATGTCCATGGCTTCATCGATGAGCTGGCCCACTAACTTCGGGTGCTCGCCCATGGCAGCAGGCAAGCCTTTGGCGTTTTCCGCCAGATAGGTCCACCGCGCCCGCGGCGCCACCCAGAAGACACCGCGGCCTGTGTACTCGTCGACGTCGTCGATCAGCTGGGCAATCTGGTCCTCGTTGAGACCGTCCGCCTCCAGTTCGGCTTGGATCTGCTCACGTCGTTCGTCGAAAGCGTCGGAGACGTACTTCAGGAACACCAGGCCCAAGATCACGTCCTTGTACTGTGAGGCATCCATAGAGCCGCGCAGCTTGTCTGCTGCTTTCCAGAGGGTGTCCTTGAGTTCCTTCATGGTGGACGGGGCGAGGTCCACCTTCAATTTCGGGGGCATTACTGGGTTCCTTTTGTCTGTGGTTCGGCGAGATTACTGCTGGGATCTATCAGGGTGAGACTTCCGCTCGCCACGCCGTCCGTAATCAGCGTAGCGACTTCGTGGAGTTGCCCGAGCCGTTCTAGGGCTTGTTGCTGCTCGTGCTGCAGCCGGGCAAGAGTATCGCCGAGTTTCCTCCGCTGGGCCTCAGGCACGCGACGCAGGCGCCACCTGCGCCAGGCCTTGTCCGTTGGGGAAAGACCGTTGATGTCGGAGGCAACGACGAACGGCAGCAGCCCGCCCGGGTCAGCGGCGTCGACCCGTAATACCTTCGCCGGGAATATGACAACGGAACCACCGTGAGCGTCAACCGTGGCAGCAGGCCGGGGGCTAGTGCAGAAGACGACGTCGTCCGGCTGAGTGAGCCGGCTTGCAGGGTAGTTGGCTGCAAGATCCAGGAGGCTGATGTACCGGTGCGGTGCGTTGTGCGGGTCAAGCAGCTCCGGCGGGCCCAGGACCCGGGTTCCCTTCTGCGGGTTCAGGTCCGCCTCCGCAATCCTGTTTCCCTTGATGTGCTTGAGGGCGCCGTAGGTCATGAGTTTCTGGATAGAATCGGCCTGATTCGTCATGTTGTCATGTGTGGTCACAACCTGCGAAGTAGGCGACTCACCGGAATGCAGCAGACGTCCTAGTTCCTCTATCCGAAGTGCCGCCTCGGCGCCAGTTGGCATTCCAACCGAACTATGAGGCGGTGCTGGTACCAAGGACTTGCTGGCCAGCAGCTGCTGGGTTGGCATCAGTCGAGCGAATCGGAACGCATGGGCGCGGACCATTGCTCGGGTTCCCATCGAGGCAATAATGTCGCTGACCAAATCCTGCTTCACGTCTTCAGTGAGATCTTGAGTGCTGACGTCCGCCACCATGGTCCAGCGTCCGGCATTGGGATTGTCAGCTAGAGAAGGACCCATCACCCAGAGGGCTTGAGCTTCGCGGGGTTTGGCCCGCAGCAAACCTTGGGGGAGTCGCACAATGGCGCGGACCCGGCCGATTCGCAGCAAATCTCCACGGAGCGCCGCTAGGCTAACGTCCATCGGTGGATCGCAGAGAACCCGTGCTGGGGCAATGATGACAGCCCGCTGCTGATCATCCATCTGCAAGAGAAGCTGTTCCACTGCCGCAAGGATTTGCGCTCCGCCCATGCCGGATTCGCCTGGGGACGGGTACTGAGCCACGTGAACTACAGGACCTTGGACGGCGAACTCCCCGCTCGGATCGAGATGGATCTGCCCGCAGTCCACGCCGTGCACCCGCAGTCGGCGACGCACCAGGCGACCTGAATCGCCGTCGTCGTCCGCTGTCAGAAACGTGACCGGCGCTTCTTCCCCAGCGGCATGGACGACGCCCATCAGAAGATCA from Arthrobacter sp. StoSoilB20 includes these protein-coding regions:
- a CDS encoding class I SAM-dependent DNA methyltransferase; this encodes MPPKLKVDLAPSTMKELKDTLWKAADKLRGSMDASQYKDVILGLVFLKYVSDAFDERREQIQAELEADGLNEDQIAQLIDDVDEYTGRGVFWVAPRARWTYLAENAKGLPAAMGEHPKLVGQLIDEAMDMIMMDNKSLAATLPRIYNRDNVDQRRLGELLDLFNSARFTGQGASKARDLLGEVYEYFLEKFAKAEGKRGGEFYTPAGVVRVLVEVLEPHRGRVYDPCCGSGGMFVQAEKFLEAHNMEGSDISVYGQELNERTWRMAKMNLAIHGLNANLASRWGDTFARDQHPELTGNNGADFIMANPPFNIKDWARSESDPRWRYGVPPAGNANYAWIQHIISKLAPGGSAGVVMANGSMSSNSGGEGEIRAQLVEADLVSCMVALPTQLFRSTGIPVCTWFFAKDKTAGPRGSVDRTGQVLFIDARNLGYMVDRAERALSDEDIAKIANTYHAWRGTTSAVEAGLTYDDEAGFCYSASLAEVKATDYALTPGRYVGAADVADDGEPIEEKIARLSKELFEQFEQSERLAAVVREQLGRVL